The genomic DNA GCAAATCCATTACCATGTGCGAAGCCCATTGTTATTTCCTCCTTTTATTTTAAGATACAACATACAATATGCAAATGAGCTATTGTTTGATATGGACATATATCATGCAATGACATATTTTCTTGAATGATAATGTAATAAAAAAGGGAAGATATAGAAATAACAGTAAGTGGAGAAAGGAATTTATCCATGAAGCACTTTTTCGCTATAATTCTTTGTTTAATAGGTGTATTCATTTGGATGAACATCGATGTGGAAATGGGGAAGGAAATGGCTAGTGAATATGAATTAGGACAAGTTCGATTAGGTGAATTTCAACTATATACGAACGGTGAAGAGTTATATAGAAAATTATTTGACGATATAAACGATGCAGAAAAGTATATATATATCCATTTTTATATTGTAGGAAAAGATGAAATAAGCCAAGAGTTTTTACAGTTATTAGAGAAAAAAGCATCTAGCGGAGTAGAAGTGAAATTGTCAGTCGATCGGATAGGCGGATATAAGTTGAAGAAAAAGGTAATTAGCCGATTAAAGGAAAACGGTGTGAAGTTTACATTTAGTAAAAAACTGAAACTGAAAAATGTGTTCTATTCTTTGCATCAACGGAATCATAGACGCATTGTTACCATAGATGGAAAGATATCATACGTCGGTGGCTTTAATATCGGAAAGGAGTACCTTGGACAAGATCCGAAGTTTGGGCCATGGCGTGATTATCACGTGCGCATCCATGGTGATGGTGCAGCGGATATGGAAAGAAAGTTCGCCGAAGATTGGAAAGAAGATACAGGAGAAAAAATGCCTATACATGAAAGTATACCTACATTAGGGAATGTGAAATATCAATATTTATTTTCAAATGGAAAAGGCTTATGGGAAAAGTATGGGACACTTTTAAAAAAGGCTAAAAAGTCTTTAATTATCGCTACACCATATTTTGTACCAAGTAAAGAAATGGTGAAAGAGTTAAAAGCTGCATTAAATCGTGGTGTTAATGTAAAAATTCTCGTGCCATTTAAAAGTGATGCCATATTGTTAAAACAAGCTGCCTATCCATATTTGAAAGATATGTTACATGCTGGAGCGGAGATTTATCAATATCGAAATGGATTCTTTCATGGGAAAGTAACAATCATTGATGGAGAAATTGTTGATATTGGGACAGCGAATTTTGATAATAGAAGTTTTTATTTAAATTGCGAGTCTAACTGTATCATATATGATAAAACAGTTGTTGATGAAGTATGGAGTCGATTACAGGTAGACTTTCATAAATCAAAACGATTTTCTGAAGAAGATTTTGAGAAAATTAGTGGATGGGATTGGTTTTTAGCAAGAATAGCGAATGTTTTAGCATCATATTTATAGCATATGGACAAAAGAGAAGGGAGGCGCTTTAATGGACTGTATGAAAGAATTAATGAGATATAGTTATATGCTAATATACAAGGTTGGAGAGTATGCTGGAAAGGTCAGAGACGAAGAATTAAAAAATCTATTACAGCACCATTTACCATATATGTTACAAGCATATAATGAACAAGTAAATTTTCAAGAAGGAGAGAATGTGCAGCATATAACCTGTGAAACAACGGAGTTTGATTTGCATGAAATGGAAAAGGAGACAGTTAGTAAATATACAGGGGATATTCATATTGCAACCTGTTATATTGCGCACTTGAAACGATTAGCTTTAAAGTTTGCTCAAGTTGCAGTGGAAGTTGCTAATCCGGAGTTTCGCTCATTTTTGGAAAATTGTTTCTTGAAAATGAACCGTTACGCTTATAGTGTGTGGCAATATGTTATGAAGAAGGAATATAAGATTACACATCTATATGAAAATGAAAAGTTTGCATGAGAAACTAAGGCGGAATGGTATGCGCCTTAGTTTTTTTACGTCCATTGAGAGGGGAAAACTAGTTTTATTGTGTATCAATTGGAAATGAAATATATAAATTTAAATTAGGTTTTGTTATCAGAAAATTTACAAAAATTTACCGTATATTTACTGTTTTTCAATCTCTTCTTTAAAAATAGAGAGTAATATGAGGTTGTACATATTCTATCACAAGGGGGAAACGCAAATGAATAAATGGGTTAAATCATTAACTGCTATGGCACTTGCAAGTTCTTTATTAATGGTAGGTTGTAGTAAAGGTGAGGACAAGAAGAAAGAAGACGAAACAACAACACAACAAGAGGACAAAAAGGATAAAGAAACAAGCGGAACTGAGAAGTCTACGGATTCTAAAGAAAAGAAATAATGTAATAATAGAGCTTCCTCTTTTATATGAGGAAGCTTTTTTGTTGTAAATTGATTGAGATTATTGAAAAATAGAAAGAGAATGAAAGAGGGGGAAAACAAATGAAAGTATGTATATTGGGAGCAACAGGACGAGTAGGTTCAAATATAATTAATTTAGCATTAAAGGATTCAGCTGAAGTGACTGCATTAGCGCGTGATTTAAATAGAATAGAAATACAACATGAAAGGTTACGAGTTATAGAAGGTAATGTATTGAACGAAGAGGATATAAAGAAAGCGATAGAAGGAAGTGATATAGTAATTAGTGCACTTGGAACGGATCAAAATAGAACATTAGCGAAGAGTATGCCACAAATTATAAAGCAAATGGAAGAAGCAGGGGTTCATAAAATTATTACAGTAGGAACAGCCGGTATTTTACAAGCAAGAACAAATCCAAATTTATATCGTTTCCAATCAACGGAATCCAAAAGGAAAACGACAACAGCAGCAGAAGATCATTTGGCTGCATATAAGGTACTAAGTAATAGTAATAATTTATGTTGGACAGTTGTTTGTCCGACACATTTAATAGATGGTGAGGCGACAGAGGTATATCGAACTGAAAAAGATATATTGCCAGAAGGTGGATCAAAAATTACAGTGGGTGATACGGCACACTTTGCATGGGATCTATGTAAGAAAAACATATATGAAAATAGCCGAGTAGGTATTGCATATTAAAAAACCATCCCGAAGTCGGGATGGTTAAAAGATGATATAACATACGAAGATGATAATCATAATGATTTGGAGAATTGCTTTCGCTACTGTACTGCTTAAAAAACCAACTACAGTAGCGACTCCAACTAGAAAGGCATCTTTTGGCGCTTTTTTATGCACTAGTTCTGTTATAAATACTGATAAGAACGGTATGATAATAAGTCCGAATGGTGGGAAGAAAAACGATCCAACAATGATAGAAATCATTCCGACACGTTCGCCCCATTTAGAACTACCGTATTTTTTTAAGAAATATCCATTTGCAATAAAATCAGCAACGAAAATGAAAAGAGTGAAAATGACTTGAATAATCCAAAAAGAAGTTGTTAATTCTCCTCCATTTATACCGAAATGGTAAATCAAATATCCAGCCCAGACAGCTAGTATGCCAGGGATAATGGGATAAATAAAGGCGAGAAATGAAACAATGAAACAGGCAATGATACAAATTGTTAATAAAACAGTCACTTTATAGCTCCTTTTTAATATCTAGTTTATGTACAGCAACTTTTTTGACTTGATGTCCATCAAGTTCTAATACTTTAAATTGAAAACCAGCATATTCAATGGAATAGCCAGCTTCAATATTTAAGTCAACTGCTTGAGAGAGAATCCACCCTCCGATTGTATCTAAATCACTATCATCAATATGTAGGCCAAACATATCATTTACTTCAGAAATAAGTACCTTTCCATCTACAACAGTAAGCTTAGGTGTACGTTTTTCAATCATAGGTGGTTCATCCGCATCGAATTCATCTTGAATTTCTCCAATGATTTCTTCAAGAATATCTTCCATCGTTAAAAGTCCGGCAGTGCCACCATATTCATCCATAACGATTGCCATCTGAACGCGATTTTTTTGAAGGTGGACTAACGTTTTACGAATTGGAACTGTTTCAAATACAGTTAGAACAGGATGTATATAAGATTCAAGTGGTTTATAAATACCTTTCGTTTGATCATGGAATACTTCTTTCGTATTGATCATCCCAATGATATCATCTTTATCTTTTTCAATGATTGGATAGCGTGTATATTTCTCAGTAGCGACGATATCCATATTTTCTTCTAACGTATTTTCAGTAGATAAGCAAATCATTTCGGTACGAGGAACCATAATTTCTTTCGCAACTCGATCATCAAATTCAAAAATGTTATTTACATATTTATATTCGGTTTGGTTTATTTCACCGCTTTTAAAACTTTCACCTAAAATGAGTCGCAATTCCTCTTCAGAATGAGCAAGTTCATTTTCTTTCGCAGGTTCTAATCCGAGTAGTTTTGTGAAAAATATAGCTGCACTATTTAGTAGCCAAATGAATGGATACATAATTTTATCAAATAAAATAAGTGGTCTTGCAAATTTGAGTGTGATTGCTTCTGCTTTTTGAATTGCGAAAGACTTTGGAACTAACTCACCTAATACAACGTGGAAAAATGTAATAACACTAAAAGCAATAACAAAAGATAAAGTGTTAGCCATTGTTCCAGTAATATTAATTTTTTCAAAGAGCGGTCGTAGCATATGCTCCACAGTCGGTTCACCAAGCCAACCAAGCCCTAAAGAAGTGATCGTAATGCCGAGTTGACAAGCTGATAAATAAACATCTAAATTAGATAGGACACTTCTTGCAGCTAAAGCTTGTTTATTACCTTCATTTGCAAGTTGGTCAATTCGACTTTTACGTACTTTTACAACAGCGAATTCTGATGCGACGAAAAAGCCAGAAATAAGAATAAGTACAAATATGAGAAAAATATTTAATATGTCCAAGTGTGTTCTCTATTCCAAGGTTTGGAATAAAGATGTCACCTCCTGCAATTATGTTATACTTTTATAATAAATCCAAATGAAAAGAATAGTCAAAGGAAAAGGGTAAATATTGGTATGTTTCTGTAATAGTTTTTGAATTTGCTGTTATTTTGTCCGCTATACAAAAGGAATAACCCCTTACTTTTAGATTATAGAGGGTAATTTCAAATTAAGGTTTTGGAACACTTCTTGTTAAAGTATATGACTGTTGCTTGGAGTAGTTTGTGGTCCATAGTGTTTGAAGAAAAGAAAGTATGCTATATGGGATATAGAGTAGTAATAAGCCTATTGTAACAATTATGGGTGAATTTCCGCCAAATTGAACGATAAATTGTAACAGTCCACTTGTATGAAAAACGCATTCCATAAAAACGAATGAAAGAATAATGGAACCTAAAATTGATTTATGATTCGAAGTAAGCGCCAAAAACAATGTATCCACAAGAAAAGAATCATGTTTTATTTCATATTCATTTGTGTTTTTCAAGAAAGGAATCCATTTTTTTATTGCTTGCATAACGATAATCATGGAAGTACTACATACGATGATAAAAGATGAGTAGTAAGGAAGGTTTATAAATTGTCCGACGTATAGAAGTAGTAATAAGACTGAACATTGTAATACTACAGTGCAAAAAGAGTAAGGTATCCAATTCAATACAGTAGTAAACTTTTTAAACGAGTTAGGTACTTTGAAAAATAAATGGCCGATACCCAAACTTATGAAAAATCCGATCGCAAGGGTAAAAGTAAAACGAACAATCGATATAAAATATATTTCCCATATGTAAGGGAATAATGGTGTTGAATGATTAGAAGTATGTATCATTTGATTTGCTGAGAAAAAGATAGATTCATGCATCCAATCAACCTTTGGAATTGATATAGAAGAAAGCTGTGCGAAGTTTTGAAAAATGCTAATAAATCCATTTTGATAAGAGTAATTGTGTGTAATAAAAAGAGCTGGAATTGGACTTATGGCAAAAATAACAATAACACCAATTATTAATTTGTATATATGTGAGCGTAATAAGGACATATAACCACCTACTCTTGGAATATTCAGAAAATTCTTATTCTTATTTTAGCCGTTTTTGGAGCAAGTTACAATATATTTTTCTTTAAGTATCGGTAGATGGATAGTTTTAAATTCTTTTTAGAAATCTATTTTATGTATGAAATATAAAGCAGAAATGGGTATGTAACAGTACGAATACAAAAAGCGTGAACAGTTTTGCATTTTCACACTTTTTGTATGGAATGAAGAGAAATGTAGGGAAGTGTCGAAAGGATTAAATAG from Bacillus cereus G9842 includes the following:
- a CDS encoding hemolysin family protein encodes the protein MDILNIFLIFVLILISGFFVASEFAVVKVRKSRIDQLANEGNKQALAARSVLSNLDVYLSACQLGITITSLGLGWLGEPTVEHMLRPLFEKINITGTMANTLSFVIAFSVITFFHVVLGELVPKSFAIQKAEAITLKFARPLILFDKIMYPFIWLLNSAAIFFTKLLGLEPAKENELAHSEEELRLILGESFKSGEINQTEYKYVNNIFEFDDRVAKEIMVPRTEMICLSTENTLEENMDIVATEKYTRYPIIEKDKDDIIGMINTKEVFHDQTKGIYKPLESYIHPVLTVFETVPIRKTLVHLQKNRVQMAIVMDEYGGTAGLLTMEDILEEIIGEIQDEFDADEPPMIEKRTPKLTVVDGKVLISEVNDMFGLHIDDSDLDTIGGWILSQAVDLNIEAGYSIEYAGFQFKVLELDGHQVKKVAVHKLDIKKEL
- a CDS encoding spore coat protein, whose translation is MDCMKELMRYSYMLIYKVGEYAGKVRDEELKNLLQHHLPYMLQAYNEQVNFQEGENVQHITCETTEFDLHEMEKETVSKYTGDIHIATCYIAHLKRLALKFAQVAVEVANPEFRSFLENCFLKMNRYAYSVWQYVMKKEYKITHLYENEKFA
- the cls gene encoding cardiolipin synthase, coding for MKHFFAIILCLIGVFIWMNIDVEMGKEMASEYELGQVRLGEFQLYTNGEELYRKLFDDINDAEKYIYIHFYIVGKDEISQEFLQLLEKKASSGVEVKLSVDRIGGYKLKKKVISRLKENGVKFTFSKKLKLKNVFYSLHQRNHRRIVTIDGKISYVGGFNIGKEYLGQDPKFGPWRDYHVRIHGDGAADMERKFAEDWKEDTGEKMPIHESIPTLGNVKYQYLFSNGKGLWEKYGTLLKKAKKSLIIATPYFVPSKEMVKELKAALNRGVNVKILVPFKSDAILLKQAAYPYLKDMLHAGAEIYQYRNGFFHGKVTIIDGEIVDIGTANFDNRSFYLNCESNCIIYDKTVVDEVWSRLQVDFHKSKRFSEEDFEKISGWDWFLARIANVLASYL
- a CDS encoding NAD(P)-dependent oxidoreductase, coding for MKVCILGATGRVGSNIINLALKDSAEVTALARDLNRIEIQHERLRVIEGNVLNEEDIKKAIEGSDIVISALGTDQNRTLAKSMPQIIKQMEEAGVHKIITVGTAGILQARTNPNLYRFQSTESKRKTTTAAEDHLAAYKVLSNSNNLCWTVVCPTHLIDGEATEVYRTEKDILPEGGSKITVGDTAHFAWDLCKKNIYENSRVGIAY
- a CDS encoding DUF456 domain-containing protein produces the protein MTVLLTICIIACFIVSFLAFIYPIIPGILAVWAGYLIYHFGINGGELTTSFWIIQVIFTLFIFVADFIANGYFLKKYGSSKWGERVGMISIIVGSFFFPPFGLIIIPFLSVFITELVHKKAPKDAFLVGVATVVGFLSSTVAKAILQIIMIIIFVCYIIF